The following are from one region of the Flavobacteriales bacterium genome:
- a CDS encoding phosphatidylserine decarboxylase family protein, which yields MKLHREGTPTILLTLLVTLILSSLSYLYLPPILFYILAAALAVVVVIVVRFFRVPNRPPAADENLILSPCDGKVVVIEEVEETEYFKGKRKQISVFMSPLNVHINWYPIAGRVAYQKYFPGKYLVAWHPKSSTENERVTVVVEKEDGRAILFRQIAGALARRIVCYAKVDDKATQAGEMGFIKFGSRLDVFVPVDADIKVKIGDVVQGRQTPLAAWASTQR from the coding sequence ATGAAATTACACCGCGAAGGCACACCCACTATTTTATTGACCCTGTTGGTCACGCTCATCCTGTCTTCTCTGAGCTATCTGTATCTCCCGCCAATTTTGTTTTATATACTCGCCGCAGCGCTTGCGGTCGTCGTGGTGATCGTCGTTCGCTTCTTCCGGGTCCCGAACCGGCCGCCGGCAGCTGATGAAAACCTGATCCTGTCACCATGTGACGGCAAGGTGGTGGTGATTGAAGAAGTGGAAGAAACCGAATACTTCAAAGGCAAGCGAAAGCAAATATCCGTTTTCATGTCGCCGCTGAATGTGCACATCAACTGGTACCCGATCGCGGGACGGGTGGCCTATCAAAAATATTTTCCTGGAAAATACCTGGTGGCCTGGCACCCTAAGTCTAGCACGGAAAATGAACGGGTGACCGTGGTGGTGGAAAAAGAAGACGGACGTGCGATCCTGTTCAGACAAATTGCAGGCGCCCTGGCCCGACGCATCGTATGTTATGCAAAGGTGGATGACAAGGCCACGCAGGCTGGCGAGATGGGCTTTATCAAATTCGGCTCCCGCCTGGATGTATTTGTACCTGTGGATGCAGACATCAAAGTGAAGATCGGAGACGTGGTCCAGGGCCGGCAAACCCCGCTTGCCGCATGGGCATCAACCCAACGTTAA
- a CDS encoding GNAT family N-acetyltransferase — translation MERVESGVRRTGQGGAGIMKPSFRYIPHDQLDKKRWDETLGRCVNAMPYAQSYFLDTVCPGWNALVYGDYEALFPFPTGKKAWIGYSFTPPFVQQLGLFSPINPTSSQTDDVLRLCTEHALWIDLKMNHGHQQLSDAIVQRWNRNLVLDLSPSYDEVRKKYSTNLTRNIKKGKKNNIRISTGNDIKPVIALFRSDRGKNIDGMDDRAYDLLARLYDKALAHGQSQLLLAATEDGKTIAGAFFLKWKDRHVLMFTGNSTEGKTLGAMPFLIDHHISQNAGQQGCLLDFEGSNDDNLARFYGSFGAEEERYATIRINHLPWWARIWKG, via the coding sequence CGCAGGCATCATGAAGCCCTCGTTCCGTTATATTCCACATGATCAGCTAGACAAGAAACGATGGGATGAAACCCTGGGCAGGTGTGTCAATGCCATGCCCTATGCGCAAAGTTATTTCCTGGATACGGTATGTCCCGGTTGGAATGCCCTGGTTTATGGCGACTATGAAGCGCTGTTCCCTTTTCCCACCGGAAAAAAAGCCTGGATCGGATATTCCTTTACACCTCCTTTTGTGCAACAGCTGGGATTGTTTAGCCCGATCAATCCTACCTCTTCACAAACAGATGACGTACTCCGGTTATGCACTGAACATGCTTTATGGATCGATCTCAAGATGAATCACGGACATCAGCAGTTGAGTGATGCGATCGTGCAACGCTGGAACAGAAACCTGGTGCTGGACCTTTCCCCGTCCTATGATGAGGTCCGGAAGAAGTACAGCACCAATCTCACACGCAATATAAAGAAGGGTAAGAAGAACAACATCCGCATCTCCACAGGAAATGATATCAAACCTGTGATAGCTTTGTTCAGAAGTGACCGGGGTAAGAACATTGATGGCATGGATGACCGTGCCTATGACCTCCTTGCCCGTTTGTATGACAAGGCCCTTGCGCACGGACAAAGCCAATTGCTGCTTGCTGCAACGGAAGATGGTAAAACCATTGCGGGTGCCTTCTTCTTGAAATGGAAGGACCGGCACGTGTTGATGTTCACCGGGAATTCAACAGAAGGGAAAACACTCGGTGCCATGCCGTTCCTGATAGATCATCATATCAGTCAGAATGCGGGGCAGCAGGGATGCTTGCTGGATTTTGAAGGAAGCAACGATGATAACCTGGCAAGATTTTACGGAAGTTTCGGAGCGGAGGAAGAGCGTTACGCCACCATCAGGATCAATCACTTGCCCTGGTGGGCACGCATTTGGAAAGGATAA